The following proteins are encoded in a genomic region of Lutra lutra chromosome 16, mLutLut1.2, whole genome shotgun sequence:
- the DLX4 gene encoding homeobox protein DLX-4 gives MTSLPCPLPGRDASKAIFPDIAPVPSVVATYSLGLSPATAVASDLPYSGPYGHLLSYSYTAQATPGDTYLPCQLPAVPSEQEPKADSEKQPLSPEPSEQRPQAPTKKLRKPRTIYSSLQLQHLNQRFQHTQYLALPERAQLAAQLGLTQTQVKIWFQNKRSKYKKLLKQNSGGQEEDFPGRPPSLSPCSPPLPSLWDLPKAGALPTGGYGNNFGAWYQHHSPDVLAPSQMM, from the exons ATGACCTctttgccctgccccctccctggccGGGACGCCTCCAAAGCCATCTTCCCGGACATCGCCCCTGTCCCATCGGTAGTGGCTACCTACTCGCTTGGCCTGTCCCCCGCAACCGCAGTCGCCTCCGATTTGCCCTACTCTGGGCCTTATGGCCACCTCCTGTCCTACTCCTACACTGCGCAGGCGACCCCGGGAGACACCTACCTGCCCTGCCAGCTACCCGCGGTGCCCTCTGAGcaggagccgaaggcag ACTCGGAGAAGCAGCCGCTGTCCCCGGAGCCCTCGGAGCAGCGCCCGCAAGCCCCGACCAAGAAGCTCCGCAAGCCGAGGACCATCTACTCGAGTCTGCAGCTGCAGCACCTGAACCAGCGTTTCCAGCACACGCAGTACCTGGCGCTGCCCGAGAGGGCCCAGCTGGCCGCGCAGCTTGGCCTCACCCAGACCCAG GTAAAGATCTGGTTTCAGAACAAACGCTCCAAATACAAAAAGCTCCTGAAGCAGaactctggaggacaggaagaggACTTCCCTGGGAGACCCCCCTCCTtgtctccctgctccccacccctcccatcccTCTGGGATCTGCCCAAGGCAGGGGCCCTGCCCACCGGTGGCTATGGCAACAACTTTGGAGCCTGGTATCAGCATCACTCCCCAGATGTCCTGGCTCCATCTCAGATGATGTGA